One Microbacterium sp. zg-B96 genomic region harbors:
- a CDS encoding sugar ABC transporter permease, giving the protein MTQVAGGPGLVGAAPGPPEAPAPARRGRRTRRGAEENRAGLLLISPTLIIVLVAVVLPILWAIALAFQDVRLINIRGTGFFGEYTLENFVNVLTSPGFLQALWTTVVYSVCGTALAIGIGLIAALALRAPFRGRGLIRASLLLPYVAPVVAATFVWSTALNPQYGIVNWFGTTVLGWEEPVAFLSDRALPVSIFGWEVDLPIALITVICFEGWRSFPFAFLFLTARLQAVPAVLEEAARIDGATPTQRFRHILLPQLLPTIAVLSVLRFIWTFNNFDDIYLLTGGGAGTEVVSVRVFDYLTARGDIGAAAAQALVLAGILALLVWAYLKLFGRQEEQA; this is encoded by the coding sequence GTGACCCAGGTGGCCGGCGGGCCGGGCCTGGTCGGCGCGGCCCCCGGTCCACCGGAGGCACCCGCGCCGGCGCGACGCGGCCGTCGGACGCGCCGGGGTGCGGAGGAGAACCGCGCCGGGCTGCTGCTGATCTCCCCGACCCTCATCATCGTGCTGGTCGCGGTGGTGCTGCCGATCCTGTGGGCCATTGCGCTGGCGTTCCAGGACGTGCGCCTGATCAACATCCGTGGCACCGGGTTCTTCGGCGAATACACCCTGGAGAACTTCGTCAACGTCCTCACCTCGCCCGGGTTCCTGCAGGCGCTGTGGACCACCGTGGTCTACTCCGTCTGCGGCACGGCACTGGCGATCGGCATCGGGCTCATCGCCGCGCTCGCACTGCGCGCCCCGTTCCGCGGCCGGGGGCTCATCCGCGCGTCGCTGCTGCTGCCCTACGTCGCACCGGTCGTGGCGGCCACCTTCGTCTGGTCCACCGCGCTGAACCCGCAGTACGGCATCGTCAACTGGTTCGGCACCACCGTGCTCGGGTGGGAGGAGCCGGTGGCGTTCCTGTCCGACCGGGCCCTGCCGGTGTCGATCTTCGGGTGGGAGGTGGACCTGCCCATCGCGCTGATCACCGTCATCTGCTTCGAGGGGTGGCGCTCCTTCCCCTTCGCGTTCCTCTTCCTCACCGCACGCCTGCAGGCCGTGCCCGCCGTGCTCGAGGAGGCCGCCCGCATCGACGGGGCCACCCCCACTCAGCGCTTCCGGCATATCCTGTTGCCGCAGCTGCTGCCCACCATCGCGGTGCTCAGCGTGCTGCGGTTCATCTGGACCTTCAACAACTTCGACGACATCTACCTGCTCACCGGCGGCGGCGCGGGCACGGAGGTCGTGTCGGTGCGGGTGTTCGACTACCTCACCGCGCGCGGCGATATCGGCGCCGCGGCGGCGCAGGCACTCGTGCTCGCCGGCATCCTGGCGCTACTGGTCTGGGCGTACCTGAAACTGTTCGGCCGGCAGGAGGAACAGGCATGA